Proteins from a single region of Coregonus clupeaformis isolate EN_2021a unplaced genomic scaffold, ASM2061545v1 scaf1211, whole genome shotgun sequence:
- the cdca3 gene encoding LOW QUALITY PROTEIN: cell division cycle-associated protein 3 (The sequence of the model RefSeq protein was modified relative to this genomic sequence to represent the inferred CDS: deleted 2 bases in 1 codon), translated as MGSSESKVAVASTPKPVPSQRIRHDRLSQLVDPRSPSVTIDRTPIQVGGTVSCVPVVVESDCSILASDPRSPSVGVTRTPMKDSMRVTVGSFARRLGMLLHGDSVEIVAPAPFNTFPNQRGGVGSGGGRVSSSEPLLSPQPSQVSGDMIRPSPQSVTSHTLLIQSPFVLVGEAQIEVEADFTLEEADEAKESSLHKRLSMSLITCHDGIAPSQTLAEVHHESPESPLPDNTAAELHKNEPDHAYALPSITSDPAQPLTPMAEPSIPTVTELTEVTVATEMPKAEEKVEVPTPVEEPVMPVTQESPVVPSPTTTGPSPSVSQQQPKATGIRCPTFDTKSPSQVVFKPQWLGKGFGPTGVRARGRGGKGGSSFSPRSVQVGNKNTANENKGQSVKQKQRDKALVAEGRSPLQMLKETNSPREQATQMKLKVSTPDRQRLGQMDRRVLTVSLDKENR; from the exons ATGGGATCCAGCGAGAGCAAGGTTGCTGTGGCCTCAACGCCCAAACCAGTCCCCAGCCAGCGTATTAGACATGATCGTCTCTCTCAGCTTGTCGACCCACGGTCTCCATCTGTAACCATTGACCGCACACCCATTCAG GTGGGTGGAACTGTCTCCTGTGTCCCAGTTGTGGTGGAGAGCGACTGCTCCATTCTAGCCAGCGACCCTCGGTCACCCTCAGTCGGCGTCACCCGCACCCCAATGAAGGACTCAATGAGAG TGACAGTTGGCTCCTTCGCCCGTCGCCTCGGCATGCTCCTCCACGGTGACTCTGTAGAAATAGTTGCCCCTGCGCCCTTTAACACGTTTCCCAAC CAACGTGGAGGAGTCGGCAGTGGTGGAGGGAGAGTTAGCTCCAGTGagccccttctctcccctcagcCATCACAGGTCTCCGGTGACATGATCCGGCCCTCTCCCCAGAGCGTGACTAGTCATACGCTTCTCATCCAGAGCCCCTTCGTTCTCGTGGGGGAGGCCCAGATAGAAGTCGAGGCCGATTTCACTCTGGAGGAAGCCGACGAGGCCAAGGAGTCTTCACTACACAAGCGCCTGAGTATGAGCTTGATCACCTGCCACGACGGCATCGCCCCATCCCAGACCTTGGCCGAGGTGCACCACGAAAGCCCTGAGTCTCCTCTCCCTGACAACACTGCTGCTGAACTCCACAAGAACGAACCTGACCACGCGTATGCCCTTCCCTCAATCACCTCTGACCCCGCACAACCTCTGACCCCAATGGCTGAACCATCCATCCCCACCGTTACCGAGTTAACTGAAGTCACTGTTGCTACGGAGATGCCCAAAGCGGAGGAGAAAGTGGAGGTCCCAACACCAGTGGAGGAGCCAGTGATGCCTGTCACGCAAGAGTCTCCTGTTGTACCATCCCCCACAACCACTGGCCCAAGCCCCAGTGTGAGCCAGCAGCAGCCCAAAGCCACTGGGATCCGCTGCCCCACCTTCGACACCAAGAGCCCCAGTCAAGTGGTGTTCAAGCCCCAGTGGCTAGGGAAGGGCTTCGGGCCGACAGGGGTGAGggccagagggagaggaggcaagGGGGGCTCGTCCTTTTCACCACGCTCCGTCCAGGTTGGAAACAAGAACACAGCCAATGAGAACAAGGGGCAGTCGGTCAAACAGAAGCAGAGAG ACAAGGCACTCGTGGCTGAAGGCCGCTCCCCTCTGCAGATGCTCAAGGAGACCAACTCCCCCCGGGAGCAAGCTACACAG